In Azospirillum thermophilum, the genomic stretch ATGATCTGGTTTCATGCCTGTCGGACCAGCCTGCGCGCAGCATGGCCGCCCCGATGGACGCCCCGATGGGCGCCCCGGTGGGCGCTGGGCGGCCTGGAAGGGCGCGCTCGGCGCCTGGGGCGTTTTCGCCATCGTCATGGCCGTGATGGCCGTCCAGCGGCCGGGCCGACCGATCACCTACGTCTATCGCAACGCGTCGATCGACTGGTGGTCCTCGGTCCCCGTCTATACCGAGGGCATCCACGGCTTCCTCTATTTCCCGTCGAGCGCCGTGCTGTTCGGCCCGCTGGCCCATCTCCCGCTGGCGCTGTGCGATCAGGTCTGGCGCCTGCTGATCCTCGCCGCCTTCACCAGCGCGGTGGTGCGCGCGGTGACGCTGATGCGGCCGGACTCGCGACTGCCCGTCGCCGCCTGGGTGCTGGCCCTGGTCATCCCGACCGCCTCGATCAACCTGCTGCGCGGCCAGTGCGAGATGATGATGCTGGCGCTGCTGATGCACGCGGCCATCGACCTCGCGGCCGGCCGTGACCGGCGGGGCGGCGCCCTCCTGGCGCTGACCGTCGCGCTGAAGCCGCTGGCCCTGGTGCCCGCCCTGCTGTTCTTCGTCATCCGGCCGGGGGTCCGGCTGCCGCTGATCGTCGGCGGACTGCTTGCCGCCGCCCTGCCCTTCCTGCATCCCGACCCCGCCTACGTCGCCGGCCAGTATGCGGCGATGCTGGGCAAGCTGACGACCGCCGCCGCCCCGGACCGCGGCCGCTGGTTCGATCTGGCGCGGCTGCTCTGCGCCATGGGTCTGTCGCCCGACTACGCCGCCATGACGGCGGTGCGGATGGCCGCCGCGCTCGCCACCCTGGCGCTGGCCCTCCTGTCGGCGCGACGGCTGAACCGGCCGACCGCGGCCTTCGTCACGCTGATGCTGGCGGTCTGGTACCTCGTCCTCTTCAACCCGCGCACGGAGGAAGGCTCGTACCTGAACGTCGCGGTCCTGCTGGCGCTCGCCCTGTTCGTCGAGCACCGGCGCAACCCGCACTCCCTGCTGCCGCTGCTGCTGGCCGGCGGCCTCCTCGGGCTGGGCGCGCATTTCTACGGCGACTGGGTCTACCGGCCGACCCAGATGTGGCTGAAGCAGGCGGTGACCCTGGTCTTCTACGGCTACATCCTGCAGATCATCGCGACGCGCCGGACCCTGTTCGACCCGACGCCCGGGGCGATGCCGAAGCCGCCGCTCGCCCCCCAGCCGAGTTCCGCCTGACGGGCCGCCTCCGGTCCGTCCGGGCTCCGCTCAGGCGCTTCCCTGGACCGGCATCCCCTCCAGGCCGTCCCGGCGGGCGCGGACCGAGGAGAGCGTCAGCCCGTGCCAGAACAGGTCGAGCAGCGCGGCCGGCGCCGTCCCCTGCTCGTGGCCGGGCATGGCGACCATGCTGGCGGCATGGCCGAGCGCCGCTCCGGCGGCGTTGACGCTGCGCTCCGCCGCCGCACCGATCATGGCGAGCGTCCGCGCCAGGGCCGCGGCGTCGAACCGCAGGGCGGCCGGCACCACCGTCAGTTCCGCCGCCGTGCCGCGCAGGCGCCCCACCGCGATGTAGGCGTCGAGCAGGTCCGGCCGCTCCTCCGGCCGCAGGATGGCGGCGACGATGCGGTTGCCGGTCAGCGGGCCGGTGCCGTCGAACTCGAACATCACCGCCCGCTCGGCCTGCCGGGCGCGGGCCAGCAGCCCGACCCGCCCGGTCAGCGGCGCTGCGGACTGCCGGGCCGCCTCGTCGAACAGGTCCGGCCGGCTGCCGCCCTCGCTGAAGACCAGCAGGGGCGCCTCCGCCGCCGCCGCATGGGCCAGCAGCCGGGCCAGCCGCTCCAGCGGCTCCCCCGTCCCGGCCATCGCCGCCTCGTCCGCCCGCTGCGCGGCCTCCGCCGCGGCGTCGGCCTCCAGCAAAGCGGCCCCCCGGCGCAGCATGGCTTCGGCAAAGCTGATTTCGGTGTCCATGATGCGCCCTCCCGCTTCCGGCCTGTCGGAGTGCATGTTTAGGACGCCGCGCCCGGCCGGCTCAATGATAACCGAAGGCGCCGGTCACCTTGCCCCGGAACACCCAGTAGGAATAGGCGGTGTAGCCGAGGATCGCCGGGATCAGGAAGGCCATGCCGACCAGCAGGAAGACCTGCGTCTCCGGCGGGGCGGCAGCCTGCCAGACCGTCACCGACGGCGGGATCAGGTTCGGCCACAGGCTGATCGCCAGCCCCAGGTAGGACAGGCCGAACAGCGCCATCGACAGCACGAAGGGCATCGCCTCGCGCCCGTTCTCCAGCGACCGCCACAGGGCGAAGGCCAGCAGGGCCGTGACGATCGGCACCGGCGACAGGAAGAGGAGGTTCGGCATGGAGAACCAGCGCTGGGCGATCGCCGGCTCGATCAGCGGGGTCCACAGGCTGACCGCCGCCACGGAGATCAGCACGATGACCAGCAGCCGCTCCGCCATGCGGTAGCACCAGTCCTGCAGCCGGCCGCTGGTCCGCCAGATCAGCCAGGTGGCGCCGAGCAGCGCATAGCCGCCGACCAGCGACAGGCCGCAGAACAGGCTGAAGGGCGTCAGCCAGTGCAGCATGCCGCCGGCATAGTTCCGCCCCTCCACCGGGATGCCCTGGATGAAGCTGCCGAGCATCACCCCCTGCGCGAAGGTGGCGAGCAGCGAGCCGAGGAAGAAGGAGCGGTTCCACCAATATTGCCGGGTCCGCGCCTTGAAGCGGAACTCGAACGCCACCCCGCGGAAGATCAGGGCGATCAGCATCACCAGCAGCGGCAGGTACATGGCCGGCAGCACCACCGCATAGGCGATGGGGAAGGCGGCGAACAGCCCCGCCCCGCCGAGGATCAGCCACGTCTCGTTGAAGTCCCAGATCGGCGCCACCGAGTTCATCATGGTGTCGCGGTCCTCCTCCGTCGGGGCGAGCGGATAGAGGATCCCGATGCCGAGGTCGAAGCCGTCCATCAGCACATACATGAAGACGGCGAATCCGACGATCCCGACCCAGGCGAAGGTCAGCCAGCTTTCGATCATGTCCGTCACTCCGCCGGGCTGGAGGGGGATTCGAGCGATTCATTGGGCAGCGACAGCGGCCGCTTGGGCCGCAGCGCCTCCTGCCGGGCCTGATGGGTCTGCTCCCGCGGCTCGTCCTGCGGCCCGATCCGCAGCAGCCGCACCAGATAGAAGGTCCCGGCGCTGTAGATGATCGCGTAGACGATGACGAAGGTCAGCAGCGAGACCAGCGCCGCCACTCCGGTCAGGCTCGGCGTCACCCCGTCGGCCGTGCGCATGAGGCCGTAGACGACCCACGGCTGCCGGCCGATCTCCGTGGTGAACCAGCCGGCCAGGATGGCGACGAAGCCGATCGGCATGCAGCCGACCAGACCCCAGTGGAACCAGCCCGGCCGGTAGAGCCGGCCGCTGAAGCGCAGCACCAGATGCACCACCGCCACCGCCAGCATCAGCAGCCCGATGCCGACCATCAGGCGGAAGGTCCAGAAGATGATGACGGGCGACGGCCGGTCGTCCTTCGGGAACTGCTTCAGCCCCGGCACGGCGCCGTCGATGTCGTGGGTCAGGATCAGGCTGGACAGGCCGGGCAGCCCGATTTCCCAATGGTTCGTCTCCGCCTCCTCGTCCGGGATGGCGAAGAGGACCAGCGGCGCCCGCGGGCCGCCCTCCCAGCTCCCTTCCATGGCGGCGATCTTCGCCGGCTGATGCTCCAGCGTGTTCAGTCCGTGCAGGTCGCCGAGGAAGATCTGCAGCGGCGCCAGCACGGTGATCATGCCCAGCGCCATGCTCAGCCCGACCCGCGCATGGTCGTAATGGCGCCGCCGCAGCAGGTACCAGGCGCTGATCCCCGCCACCACGAAGGAGGTGGTGAGGAACATCGCCGTCAGCATGTGGGCGAGGCGGTAGGGAAAGGACGGGTTGAAGACGACCTGCCACCAGTCGGTGACGAAGGCGCGCCCCTCCCGCATCTCGAACCCCGCCGGCGTCTGCATCCAGCTGTTGGCCGACAGGATCCAGAAGGAGGACAGCACGGTGCCCAGCGCCACCAGGCAGGCCGCCATGACGTGGATGCCGCGCGGCACGCGGTCGCGGCCGAACAGCATGATGCCGAGGAAGGCGGCCTCCAGGAAGAAGGCGGTCACCACCTCGTACTGGATCAGCGGCCCCAGCACGTTGCCGACCGTGTCGGACCAGCGGCTCCAGTTGGTGCCGAACTGGTAGGACATCACGATGCCCGACACCACCCCCAGCCCGAAGGACAGGGCGAAGATCTTCGTCCAGAACTCCGACAGGCTGCGGTAGAGCCATTTGCCGGTCGCCAGCCACATTCCTTCCAGAAGCGCGATCCAGCAGGCGAGCCCGACCGTGAAGGATGGAAAGAGGATGTGGAAGGAAATGGTGAAGGCGAACTGGATGCGCGACAGCATCAGCGGATCGAGGTCCATCGCCACGGTCCCCTTTTTGGCGCGAGGTTTCGACGCGAAGACAGGCGCTCCCGGACGCAGTCGCTGCGCGGGAGAGTGCCTGCCAAACGCCGCGACTCCGGGGGCGGTTCCGCGACCTGTGCTTTAGCGCACGCTAATAAATCGTTCGTGTACGAAGATGTTCGCCGTCAGGGATGGGCGGGCGGGTAGATCGCCGTGATGCCGGAGATCATCGTCTCCGCCGCCAGCGCCGCCAGCACGATGCCCAGCACGCGGCTGACCGTGTGGATGACCGTCCGCCCCAGCATCCGCCGCACCACGTCGGCGCCCAGCAGCATCAGCGTCACGCTGCCGATCACCACCGCCGCGGCGCCCAGGACGCTCGCCTGCCCGATGACCGTGTCGCCCGCCCGGTCCATCAGCAGCAGGATGGAGGTGATGGCGCCGGGGCCGGCGATCAGCGGCACCGCCACCGGGAAGACGGCGAGGTCGTGCGCATCCTCGTCGGTCAGGGCGGCCCCGGCGTCGCGCTCCTTGCGCTCGGCCCGCTTGGCGAACAGCATCTCGAAGGCGATCCAGAACAGCAGCGCGCCGCCGGCGATGCGGAAGGCCGGCATGCCGACCGACAGCGAGCGCAGCACCACGTCCCCGAAATAGGCGAAGAAGACCAGCACCGCGAAGGCGATCGCGGTGCCGCGCAGCGCGATGATCCGCTTGCGCCGCGCATCGAACCCCTGCGTCAGGGCGATATAGACCGGCACGAGGCCCGGCGGATCGACCACGACGAAGAAGACGATCAGGTAGCTGATGAAGTCGCTCACGGGCAGGCGGTCCGGCGGTCGTTGGTGTGGGGTGCCGGATCATAATGCGCGTCCCGCCCGCCGTCACGCTTCCGCCGGCTCCTCCTCGGCGAGGGCATGGGCGAAACTGTCGATCCCCCGCAGCCCCGCCTCGCTCAGCCCGTAGGTGCCGCGCCCCACCCGCTCGAACCAGCCATAGACGTTGCGTTGCAGGATGGCCGCCACGTCGGCCGGCGCCCCGGCCTTCCGCAATGCCGCGATGGCCAGCGGCCCGCCGCGCAGCAGCCGGGCGATGCGCAGGGCGTCCTGGCGGTAGGCGGTGACGATGGGCACGCGGGTGGAGCCTCCGCGGTTCGGGTCGCCCGCCCGGCGGGCATGCTCGCCGAGCAGCCGGGTGGTGCGCTTCCTGTCCTTGCGCGGCGTGTAGGGGACCGGGTCGAGCAGGACCTCGACCCGCCGCGCCTCGGCCCGCGCCGGATCGACCACCAGCAGCCCGAGGCCGAGCCGCCGGCACAGCTTGCGCACGTCGCTGTCATAGGGCGAGGGGCCGCTCGCCTTGCGCCCCGGCTGCGGCACGGCGAGATAGACCGCGTCGGTCACCGCCAGCCGGTCCACCCCCTGCAGCAGCAACTCCAGCGTGAAGCGCTTCTTCAGCTCCACCACCACCAGCGGCTCGCCCGCGCGCACGGCCACGAGGTCGCAGCCGTGGATCTCGGCCTTCACCTCATAGCCCTGCCCCTCCAGGAAGGCCTTCACCGGGGCATAGAGGTCCGTTTCGGCGGCGATGGTCAAAAGTCGCCCGTCAGAACGTCGATGGCGCGGCGGATCTCGGAATGCCGCTCCGTCAGGCTGGCGACGGCCGGTCCGATGTCCCGGACGGGAATGCCGGCGATCAACGGGGACATGACGACGAGCCGTTCACCGGCGACCTCGACCACCGGGGTCAGCTCCCGCGCGACGGGACTGCCGGGATGCAGACGGGCCAGGGGAATCACGACGCGCGAGGTCGCGACCTCCACATGGTCGCCCTGGACGACCAACAGATAGGGCACGGGGTGGTCCGGACTGCCGGCCGCATCCGGATTGATGCAGACATCGAGGTGGCGCATCAGAACAGACGCTTCCCGCTGCTGAAGACCCCGTGCCGCTCCACGAACTCGTCATAGGCCCTGAAGGCCTCGCGATTCTCCTCCACCCAGCGCTGCTTGCGCGCCTCCCTGACCGACCGCTCGACCGCGGCTTCGAAGACCTGCGACAGGTTGATGCCGAGCTCCTTGGCTTCGGCGATCAGCTCCGGCCGGGCGGACACGTTGGTCGGTTTTCGCTGAACGGCACCCCGCGCCATGCACCACCCTCCGGACCCGCGATTCATGCGCACATCATATGCGCATGGCGGCCCGCCATTCCAGGGGAACCATTCCAGGGGATTTTGGTCCAGGGGATTTTGGTCCAGGGGATTTTGGTGGCGTCCGGATCCGCGGCCTTGCGTCCCGGACATCCGGGGGGACGCGTGCCCCCCGGTTCCGTCCGTCCTACGCCGCGACCTTCTGCTTGCGCAGGATCGCCAGGATCTCCGACGCGGCCTTCGGGATGTTGGTGCCCGGCCCGTAGATGGCGGCGGCACCGGCCTTGTACAGGAAGTCGTAGTCCTGCGGCGGGATGACGCCGCCGCACACCACCAGGATGTCGCCGGCGCCCTGCTTGCGCAGTTCCTCGATCAGCTGCGGCACCAGGGTCTTGTGGCCGGCGGCCTGCGACGACACGCCGATGACGTGGACGTCGTTCTCCACCGCCTGGCGGGCGGCCTCCTCCGGGGTCTGGAACAGCGGCCCGATGTCCACGTCGAAGCCGATGTCGGCGAAGCTGGTGGCGATCACCTTGGCGCCGCGGTCATGGCCGTCCTGGCCCATCTTCACGACCAGGATGCGCGGCCGGCGGCCTTCCTCGGCGGCGAAGGAGGCCACCTCCTCCTGGATGCGCTTGAAGCCCTCGTCCCCCTCGTAGGCGGCGCCATAGACGCCCGAGACGGAGCGGATGACGGCGACGTGGCGGGTGAAGGCCTTCTCCAGCGCGTCGGAAATCTCGCCGACGGTGGCGCGGGCGCGGGTCGCCTCGACCGACAGGGCCAGCAGGTTGCCGGTCTTCTCCGATGCCGCCTTGGTCAGGGCCTCCAGCGCGGCGCGGCACCTGGCCTCGTCGCGGGTGGCGCGGACCTGCTGCAGGCGGGCGATCTGCGCCTCGCGGACGGCGGTGTTGTCGATGTCCAGCACGTCCACCCGCTCCGGGTTCTCCGGACGGTACTTGTTGACGCCGACGATCA encodes the following:
- a CDS encoding glycosyltransferase family 87 protein, whose amino-acid sequence is MPVGPACAQHGRPDGRPDGRPGGRWAAWKGALGAWGVFAIVMAVMAVQRPGRPITYVYRNASIDWWSSVPVYTEGIHGFLYFPSSAVLFGPLAHLPLALCDQVWRLLILAAFTSAVVRAVTLMRPDSRLPVAAWVLALVIPTASINLLRGQCEMMMLALLMHAAIDLAAGRDRRGGALLALTVALKPLALVPALLFFVIRPGVRLPLIVGGLLAAALPFLHPDPAYVAGQYAAMLGKLTTAAAPDRGRWFDLARLLCAMGLSPDYAAMTAVRMAAALATLALALLSARRLNRPTAAFVTLMLAVWYLVLFNPRTEEGSYLNVAVLLALALFVEHRRNPHSLLPLLLAGGLLGLGAHFYGDWVYRPTQMWLKQAVTLVFYGYILQIIATRRTLFDPTPGAMPKPPLAPQPSSA
- the cydB gene encoding cytochrome d ubiquinol oxidase subunit II, which encodes MIESWLTFAWVGIVGFAVFMYVLMDGFDLGIGILYPLAPTEEDRDTMMNSVAPIWDFNETWLILGGAGLFAAFPIAYAVVLPAMYLPLLVMLIALIFRGVAFEFRFKARTRQYWWNRSFFLGSLLATFAQGVMLGSFIQGIPVEGRNYAGGMLHWLTPFSLFCGLSLVGGYALLGATWLIWRTSGRLQDWCYRMAERLLVIVLISVAAVSLWTPLIEPAIAQRWFSMPNLLFLSPVPIVTALLAFALWRSLENGREAMPFVLSMALFGLSYLGLAISLWPNLIPPSVTVWQAAAPPETQVFLLVGMAFLIPAILGYTAYSYWVFRGKVTGAFGYH
- a CDS encoding cytochrome ubiquinol oxidase subunit I; translated protein: MDLDPLMLSRIQFAFTISFHILFPSFTVGLACWIALLEGMWLATGKWLYRSLSEFWTKIFALSFGLGVVSGIVMSYQFGTNWSRWSDTVGNVLGPLIQYEVVTAFFLEAAFLGIMLFGRDRVPRGIHVMAACLVALGTVLSSFWILSANSWMQTPAGFEMREGRAFVTDWWQVVFNPSFPYRLAHMLTAMFLTTSFVVAGISAWYLLRRRHYDHARVGLSMALGMITVLAPLQIFLGDLHGLNTLEHQPAKIAAMEGSWEGGPRAPLVLFAIPDEEAETNHWEIGLPGLSSLILTHDIDGAVPGLKQFPKDDRPSPVIIFWTFRLMVGIGLLMLAVAVVHLVLRFSGRLYRPGWFHWGLVGCMPIGFVAILAGWFTTEIGRQPWVVYGLMRTADGVTPSLTGVAALVSLLTFVIVYAIIYSAGTFYLVRLLRIGPQDEPREQTHQARQEALRPKRPLSLPNESLESPSSPAE
- a CDS encoding MarC family protein; protein product: MSDFISYLIVFFVVVDPPGLVPVYIALTQGFDARRKRIIALRGTAIAFAVLVFFAYFGDVVLRSLSVGMPAFRIAGGALLFWIAFEMLFAKRAERKERDAGAALTDEDAHDLAVFPVAVPLIAGPGAITSILLLMDRAGDTVIGQASVLGAAAVVIGSVTLMLLGADVVRRMLGRTVIHTVSRVLGIVLAALAAETMISGITAIYPPAHP
- a CDS encoding DUF2161 domain-containing phosphodiesterase, whose product is MTIAAETDLYAPVKAFLEGQGYEVKAEIHGCDLVAVRAGEPLVVVELKKRFTLELLLQGVDRLAVTDAVYLAVPQPGRKASGPSPYDSDVRKLCRRLGLGLLVVDPARAEARRVEVLLDPVPYTPRKDRKRTTRLLGEHARRAGDPNRGGSTRVPIVTAYRQDALRIARLLRGGPLAIAALRKAGAPADVAAILQRNVYGWFERVGRGTYGLSEAGLRGIDSFAHALAEEEPAEA
- a CDS encoding CcdB family protein is translated as MRHLDVCINPDAAGSPDHPVPYLLVVQGDHVEVATSRVVIPLARLHPGSPVARELTPVVEVAGERLVVMSPLIAGIPVRDIGPAVASLTERHSEIRRAIDVLTGDF
- a CDS encoding type II toxin-antitoxin system CcdA family antitoxin, whose translation is MARGAVQRKPTNVSARPELIAEAKELGINLSQVFEAAVERSVREARKQRWVEENREAFRAYDEFVERHGVFSSGKRLF